The region aaaacacagtcaTGCATCATCCCAATGAAACATGATAGAAGAGTGCCACCTAGTgggcagaagaagaaaatggaaacaaaagaaagtaaaggcctcatacttttttttttaaacttatttgaGAGCAAAgctatttttggtttgtttgtttgtttgcagaggaacaaaaatatgtttgtcCTGGGTACTTGGATAGGATTCAAGTACCCAGCGACcttaaacagaacaaagcagttacagaaaataaagagatttaGTTCATGAACTCGACAAGACACAACAGAATATTATAAAGTAAGAAGAAAACCACGGTGAGGTTGGCATAAAGACAACAGAAAGTAAAGGAGGTAGGTTTGTATGATAAGTAACAGTCAGGCTGTGGTACCCAAGTGGTGTGGCATATGTAAGACAGACTGATGAATGGTGTCATCCAGGGGGTACTCTGTGTGCACCAGCAAGGCTGGTGAAGCGGGGGGGTTCTGGGGGTAGTGATAGTGGTAATTTTGGTGGAGGTAGGGAGGTGCAGAGTGGGGAGGGAAGGCACACTCagaacctaaaaacaacaaaaggggaaaagaataaaactggGTTTGAGGTAGGGAACACAGGGACACGATCACAATGCAGAAAACACGGACGCTAACGTACAAGTGAAGGGcagacaacattttatttatacacaaCGATGACAggagaaaattaaaatctgaatgGTTTTAAAGCTCATTGTGTGActgaataattttgtttttttttggtgtcgGATGAAAATATACTGTACTGTAATGAGTTTTTTCTAAATACCGAATAGCTCAGCAAAATAAGGATCATGGCAGAAACTTGATGGTGATAATTTATTCACTGAAAGTAAGATTACAGGAAGCATCAAAACAACACTAAACTCATATACGCTTGCAAAAAACTGCTGAATGTCTCAAAGAATTGCATCTATATACTGAATGGTTACCAAGGACTTCCCTTCTGTTGCACATTATAGCTTCATGAACCAGACTCTTCTCATGTACCCTGCCAGGCGTCTGCGTTACCAGTTAGCCCAAACTGAGATATCATATATGTTTTAAGGTGCACGCTTTGACCTGTTATCCCCTCTCATACCTGCGAGAGCCTCATGGTGGCTGAGCAGCAGATTGCCCTGGCTCTGGGGATCCGCTGTGACGTCCATGTGAGCCGACTGTGTGGAATGTGTGTCAGCCTCCTCGTCAAATGCCTGCCAGGTAACTTCAGCTTCATTGAGGTAGCCGTTGGATGTCTCACTACTCACACTTTCACCTAGGTAAGGAGGGTAAAACCCAATTTATGAAACACATAAGGCACGTATGGATTAAATAGTCTTTGATGTGTAGGGCGAATCGACTATTCAGTGTTAGTTTCACTGATTTTTAATGATGATGTGTATTAAATCACAGCAATGATCATTTTAAAGGGAATGTTTTGGATTTCTTACTTTTATCTCTGAGCTTCTGCCTGATGAAGTTTGTGTGTCCTTCAGCGCTCCATTCTGTCTCACCTGGACTGCTGCTCTGTCGAATGAGGATCTAGAAAtgcaagcaaaaataaataagaaaagaaacttgCACGGAGAATCTGACTTCTTTAACTtaacacaagaacaaacaagATTAATCTAATACCACTGGGGGCTCATTGGTTTCCATTCTGCCCTCAGATTTCCTGCTGTCAGAACCACAAGACGTCGGGGAGTACTCTCTCTTCTGATCTGAAAGGTAAAAAGGGATGCTACATAGAaaccttttgtttcatttaatttgctAAAATGCTTTAAGCTCAATGTGAGAAATGCCTTTTTAGCCAAGCTGACCCAAACTGTAGCGataatttaaataacttaaaaatataataaaatcaaagcccagcactgtaaataaatatgtttttttttatgtgttacaAGACAAGAAGCTAGCAGGAGAGGTATtgttaatggttttttttttttttacaactagtTTTCTATTCAGAATGCTTAAGGAGTAATTCCAACCCGGTTGGAGGTTAAACATGTGAGACAtccatctttgtgtttcagtctaCCTGGTAAAGTGTCGGACAGCTGCTGGGTGATGTCTgaggtgctgctgctgcgtgGCAGAGGGCTCTCCCTGCCTCCCAGCTCCTCTTCCCCCCCACACTCTGAAAGCTGACTCTCCTCCAGATCTGACGAAGAGAATACATAATTAGTTTATGCTACAAGACTGATTTAATATGTAGTAATACGATGCCTAAACTGGAGACACACTGGGATATGAGTTTGGTTATTTTTAGGGATTTGCAGAGACACTGCAGATGAAAAACGGACATTCATGAAAGCATGGGGGGAAACATGCAGTGGTAATGCTTCACATGCTAGTGTTATTTACATCccatttttttaacagcatattcagtccacaaaaagaaagtaaagtttaaacttaaagctgTCACAACGAACACTGAAAATGGCAGTGAAAGATGGGTTTTAGATGCAGGGTGGaggtcaaaaacacacaaagacatgcagctcccaaaacaaactttacctGAGAGTCTATGAGAACAAGCAGAGTTACCAGAAGAGATACCAGGCAAGAAAGAGCTCACAGTGTGGAGCAGCATAGGAACACTTTTAGTAGTGGGCAAAGCCTCGTAAAGATGGACACAGTTGCTGATGGACTGGCTTCGCTTAGCTTCCATCAGGCAaagataaagacagaaaagagacagCGAAAACAGCACAGAGGTAAATTGACGAAGACAGTCTTTAATGCAAGTGGAGcatcatttgcttttaaaaatatttaacttaaaaagTGAAGGAAACTAAGTATAGCAAAAACAAGGTTTAACAATAATGAAAAAGTCAAAATTGAATTCTGGATAACAGAAAAATGGAACAAACAGCTAAGATTGAGTTGTCTCATAATATTaaagaaagaatgaatgaatcatACCAAACTCAGAATAAAGCTACTTAAACTGTAATCTTACAGTAAAATAACAATGTTGATGGCTGTACTGATACTATCTTAAACTGCAACATTAGAGCAACATTAAAGAATTCATTAAagaatgttttacatttttcacagaaataaatgacaataaaacataaaacaaaactagtacttaaattaaataaagtcaagttatttaaattacagAATTAATTTGCTTCAAACTCTAGAATAGAACATAAACCATAAACATTAACACTCGCGAGGATAAATAACCAAAATATGAATGGAAAttgaaaaacattgttaaaCCAGAGAAGAGCAGAGAATCTATGTTTTTGTAactaaaatgtttcagattgattcttaaaaactgtaatttgcTACATGAAAAGCCAAGTGTAACATTTTAAGTgctaaatttcaaataaaaaaacttgcatGGTAAATTTGCtgacaaaaaagtatttttttttcttttgaaaatgaaaaaagaaaacagtttataGAAAAACCTGGAGGTTCATTTGTTTCTCCCCCAACAGTTTTCACTAATCTATTGAGTAGCTCATTTTATGAATGAATCACTTACAATTTGTCCATGTGCAACAACTAGTACGTTTTTGAAGCGCACCTTAATGCAATTACCAATAGACctcaacatgaaaaacaaaaataaatgtaaaataaattaacattagTGTAGTAATTACAGTTCATGATCAGACTTGATGTTAGACTGTCTTTTGAACCCATGTAAGTTCCTATCTATGGCAtaagaaactaaaattaaagcaataaaactttatttttcttaacaCTAAGAACCAACCACACTATCTGATTAAGTGAAATCTAACAGGCTATATAATGATTCCATTTCTAAGACAGAACATCCTCCTCTACTGTTTTTAGACACTGAATACTTCTTGACAAGTTGCTGTAACCAACAGACACATCTGGTCTTACTTCTGATAATATTCTCCATTTCAGTCTAggaataaattattataaactATTCAGTAAGCATCCAAGCAATGGCAAACGGAGCTTGTTCACTTGGATCTCTGCAGTTGCATATGCTTAATGAGCACCGTAATTAAATACTGAGCCCTTTTCTGTTTATGAAGACAAGATCTCACAACAATAACATCATTTATTTGCATGTGTAAGAGCAACCAAGTTTTGACAGTTGTCAATGCTGATGCATTGCCATTGTGTCTGAATAGCACTTCAGGGTTACTCTCACAGAGACCACTGAAAAAGGATGCTTCTCTTCTTTGCTTTCAGCACACTTTAATTACGCCTTTCAGTAAGAGAGATACGTCGTATCTGCTGCAGGCCGCCACTGCTTCCCATTTATGCATATTAATAAGCATTAATTACACTCTTAATGAAACTATCAAAAACTGCCGTGCAATTGATGTGCGCGCTTTCTCttgaggagcagagaggagggcTGTTGGTCCTTTGAAGATCAATGTAGGAGAAATCCAATTAGGCTAAAGAAAGGAGGAGAATCTGAAGCGCTTGCTTTTAATGTCCATCTTTGCTTGCACAGCgacacaaataaacaagctAAAAGAACAGATGCATAAACATGCACATAAGGGACATAATAGATGTGTcagcacacacacccacacacttcATTCTTTAGGCACAAACACAGTTGTTCCTTACTTAACAAGCTTGTAATTGCAGAACATTATTGGTACATTATGTAGGTGTAAAGTCAACGAACAAAATGGaatcatcttatttttttattatctgaataaagtttgtttttggaaaaaaggGCCTTATAGCAAATCACTTCTCTGCTGCCTTTTCAGGTCAACCTATTATTTAAGCTCTCACTTCCTTATCAGATAAAGGCTGTTTGCAGGGTAAAAAGCTGGCTTTTGACATGCTGTAAAGCGAGTTGTGTTGTATGCCTGCAATCAAGCTGACATGGAATTTGTTGACGCTGGCGATACGTAACAGGCAACAATGAGGGCCATCTGCTGGCCTTTGTGTCTACTGTTTGGCCTTTCAGTGGCACCTGGGCCAGTGTACACATCGACCCATCAACCCCGTGCTCCAAGACCTTATAGAGAACCCGGCCAAGtgccaaagaaaataaataaaggcataTAAAATAGTGCATACATGAGAAGcttttatatacttttttgtGTCATCTGCTGGTAAAGCTAACAAAACTGTGATATTACTGACCAGAGGCTTTCTGTCGGACGTTGTTGCGAGCCTTCTCCACACCAGGAGCTCCTGAAGTTGTGGCTGAGCGAATCCTCATGGGCTCCTGGACTCCTGGGCCAACCTGCTCCCCTTGGTTTCTCCAGCTCAGCGAAAAAGAACGAGCAACTGCAGCTGCCTTTTGGGAGTCCTGGATCACTCCTGACATACGAACacaagactttcagaaagctgCTACTGAttgcttttatatatatatatatatatatatatatatatatatatatatatatatatatatatatatatatatatatatatatttcaagtTAGTCATATCAAAgtgcttttgcattttttacactttttaaagtttattttaaacagcaaaTTCAGCTACATGTTTTTTTGCTAATAATAGTTTACGACATACACCGTGACTTCACACACTTTATGATAAACCTCTCATCCAAAAGGTGGCACTTGAGCAAACTTAAcccaaaaaagaacaaatgcaaTTCActattatctaaaaaaaaaaaaaggtgaattttcTTTTGCTCACCACTAGAGGGTGCTCATATACAATCAGTGATACAGGTAATACTGAACCATGAATGTTTGTGATaaggagtttttaaaaaaaggttgataCAATTTAAAAGTAACTTCAATTTATTCAGTAATTAACAATTCTCcttaaaaatctttgaatgaAACTTCTCTAGGGGCTGGTTGTGgcttttaaaatttgttttcaaaagcagTAGATTTTTAAGTTGTGAGTACATTAATTGATTCAGCATTAGCCTGAAAACATAATAATGAACGAAGACAGTTTAGTTGACAGGAGAAATCTGGGCAGTTTGtttgttgacctatttttacacattttagcCTTATCTATGGTAGTTTAATTTATGgcaatttgacatttaaaagccattttgatTCACTTATGTACGCTATAACAATGTAGCAACCAATACTGAGGACAAAAAGCATCAGCATCAATCTTTTTATGATTGATGGGTTAAGAACTGCAATTTACTGACAAATGAAGTCAGATACTGACTTCAAAATTGCCACAGTAAAcctacaaaaataacaaaaacaaaatataaacacatcaatttggaaaaaactgaaattattccTCCCCAAAAAAACCTAGACATCTTTTCTCAGTTCTTCCTCTTACCGCGtcctctctgcttcttttctttctgttcgcTGAGTTTGTCTAAAGGCAAGTTGGCCATGTCCAGGCAGTAAACAGAGCGTGCCAGCACAGCCGTCAGCGAGTCCATGATGCTGGCCCACTCTGTCACCAGCTCCTCCCAGCAGGTAAGAGACGAGAGCACTGCCAGCAGCTCGTCCCACAGCTCCCGGGAGATAAATACACACAGGTTTGCTCGCACCCATGCCACAATAATAGTCTGAATGCAGGAAGAGGAAAGATAAATGGGTTTAGATAAACGTAGGTCAGCAACAGGAAGTTACAGATTCACATTAATCCTGTGTTactaaatcaaatcaaatagaaataaaaataataaatactgaAGAGATCTTGTTTTTTCATAAAGAGCTGCACTCCTTATGTTCTAATAatctaatattaaaaaaaatcaaaaataagtTTGCCCTCATAAAGGTGAACATGTACACAGGAAGGCTGTTGGTTAAAAGCAAGAGCACCAGAGGGCAACACAGTACATGTTATGAtgatatatttataaattacttcatttatttgtcatattttagaatttattttatttaaagtggttctaaacagaaactaaaattagataaatacaaccgcaaaagaataaaaacacaacatatgtgccattattttagaaaatactaAATAATACCACTGCTATATTAAATCATAAAGAAATGGAACTCATATTTTAGGACTCTGTCAGCTTTTATCATATACTGAAGGTCAATCTTTTTTTAGTGATCAATTTTACCAACCCTATTTGTAGATCATCTAAAGTGAGACAAAGTAAATTTAATCATACCCTAAAAAGTAAGGATGCTAAACTTTCAGCAAAACTgtcttttctttggttttcatgCGGCCTCTTCATTACAGCCTCTGTGATCCTCAGCAGCACTTGTAGCATCTGttccctgaaaaacaaacagcatatgAACAGAACGGTGTCAaccaaaaggaacaaaacataaaacaagtgtGAAATATAACCTGAAGAAACTTGGCAATCATAAAGGGATAGCTGTGAGAATTTGTGAAAGCAATATGGAACAtaatacttatttatttaacattttactgaCCATGTCTGCATACTCATGCTGTGCTCCATGATCATGTGCCGGTAGATGCTGAGAACGTTCTTGCACACCTCAACTTGGTTTTCCAGGAGTTTAGGTACATCATGGCATGGCTCCAACAGGAACACATTAGACGAATTGGTCAGGAACACCTGCGcacatacataaaataaaagtaagccAACTAAAACCTCAGCAACAACATGATTTGAGCATCTGGGCAGACCTGTAGTGTGGGCTGGATTCCAGCCTTGACGTCCCTGTTCTCCTCCTCGGTAAGAAAGCCCCTGTTGATGGCACTGCTGAACGAGTAGGTCCTCCCCCAGCTGGACGATCGTTTGTGACCCTGACTTTCTCTTgccttaaagaaaaaagaaagatcagTCAAAACATAGGCTAAGAtacaaactataacaaaaacagataagTGGTTTTCTATTGTAATAATACACAGTTGCCTATTTTACACAGCTTTACACTGACAGTCTTACTAGAAATATATTAGCACAGAAAAACTTGTCACATACAACATGTGACAAGATAATACGAGTCCACTGAGCAGCATCTTACTGTGATTTTTACTTGTACGTGAATGTTGTTCGTCTCTGAGCTGGGAATCTGCTCAGAACCATCATCCACTTCATCTTCCGGTGTAGTTTTGTCAGGCTCTGACATGAAGACAGGCTTCTCCTGCAGGATCCACTTTCTGTACACTTTGGTCACCTTCCTGGTTGCTGAAGCTTCACAAGATGGCAATAGGAAAGCCTTTGGAAAGGGACAATGACTAttaataataacataataagTGTTTAAAACAGTCATAAGGATGGAAgaaaattgaattttaaaaaaaggccacaAGAGGGCAACACAGTACAGGTTATGGtggtgcaaaaataaatgtacctgGTGGAAGACTTCATTGACAAAATTGACATTGTCCCTGGTGGACATGAGAATGGAATGCACCATGTCATAGACATGTTTGTGCTCCTCCTCAATGCTACACAGACTGGAATCACTCGGCCGTCGGTCAGACAGCGTGCTGCTGTTGGAGTGGCTCTTCTCAGCATCCCCCGATGGCCCGGTTGTATCGCCGTCAGATGTCTTATCTCTCTCCTTCTCCTGGCTGCTACTGCCTGCAGTGACAGTCTGAAAAGGAGACGGCGTTAGAGGGCACTGAACAAGCCGATGTTCACCACAAGGAAGACTCCTCAAAAGTAAATAAGTGGTCACTAGAATTTCATTTCCACTGTTCATCATCAACCGCAATGGAGGACAAACTGGTGTGTTAGACataactttaaactgtttttaaagagttttcattgcatatattttgtttttttatgaatacaGAAAACTGAATACAGAAACTAACAGCAATCATAAAgcctttttgctaatttaactgttaaataattttgtaGATGTGTTGAACTGCAGTTTATGACAGGTCTCTTACTTTGCATGTCACAATTGATATAAATAGATGAAACTTTCATTTTATACGTACGTACAGTATAAACCATTGGTGCAAAGGTATCCCAGTAACAGTGCTTGATTCTTTATGACAGAGTAAGAAATCAACAGAAGAGTGCTGTTGCGTTTACCTGGATGAGTTTGGGAATGACCTCGGTGCCGTTCTTGGCGCTCTGCACCGCCGCAGTGCTGCTGACATACTTCTTCTCCAGGAAGAAAGTGACTAGCCAGGTGATGAAGGCCACTCTGGGTGCCAGGTACTGGTCCCTCGTGCAGAAAGTGCTCTCATTGTTCCGCGTCACTGGTACATACAGGGGTTTTGGTCTGTGATGGGGAAGCTCTGAACAAGGCCGAGCACGGAGAGTGGAGGAAACAGACAAAGAGAGGGATATGTCAAATATCAGATCcaattttagatttgttttttttttccttctagaAATTAGGCTGTTCAACAACAATAACTTTATATACCTTTCCATGTTTAAAACACTGCTGCTCTGAAGTTGGCATGCAACAAATAACATCATTAGGGTTTAATATTCAAACCTATGATAAACATTATTGACTTAACTTgcatataaaatgtaaatgtgacaagcttttgttcacttttttgatttgtttgtttgttttttttgctttgtgacCTTTAGTGCTGCTTGAATTTATAAGATTTAAATCATAACTTTTCAAACTGTATCAAAGCAGACATCACATACCATACATGAGTTTACAAAAGTAACTTTTTATGCACAATGTAAACATTTGCAGCAAGAAATTATTTGAGACAAATATACTGAATGTATTCTGTGGCTAAGCTTACCCAGTAAAGGTTTGTAGAGGTTTGTGAGTTTGCTGAAGGAGGGGAATAGATGTGGAAGGTAGTACTTCTTAAAAAGACTGAAGAGAAACCTGAAGCCCGTGTCCAGATTTTCCTTGTTCTTCCATTCTAAACTGGAGGCCTGGCAGACAGCGTGACAGTGAAGGATAGGACAAGGCTTCAATACCTCTCAGAGTGTTATTCACTGTTTATATGTAGCTAAAAACCTAATTTCTAcatcaaaaaactgaaaacataccCATGTTGCTTCTGTAACTGCCCAGTATTAAACTATTCTTGtacttaaaaaacattattattaccTGGATAACCATATACTTGAGCAATGTTTCAAGGATGTAACAGGTCAGGTCATCTGCAGTTTTTTCTCCCACCACTGCCGGAACAAGTGGTGTAATCTCCTCAGGCACCACCTTAGctgctcaaataaaaaaaaaattaaatcaatgcaacacatacaaaagaaaaaacaaaatcagaactAAAGAAATCCAAAGCTCATAATAATATAAATGCTGCACAAATGTGTGTATTTCTCTGCGTCTGCTTTGACTCACCATCTGGGGGGTTAGAAAACGGGTTGTAAATGATGGTGTCAAGAGTGCAGGGTCCTCTGGAGGACGGAACAGCAGGGAATCCTGGAATTAGGCAGGCAAAGATAAGGAACTGCTCCTCGGCACAGTTGTCCCTTAGTGCCTGCAGCCACAGCAGGAACAGACGGATTCCCTCACAGCGGATCTGGACACAATAAGAGATCATGAATTTCCACACAAAGGAAGGCTAGTTACAACATCTTAATGAACACAGGAGTGTCCACCATCTTTGGGGCCTCGTATGATCCACAGTGAAGCAGGCTGCTGGCATACACAGCAGAGTTTACTTACTTTAAATGAG is a window of Kryptolebias marmoratus isolate JLee-2015 linkage group LG10, ASM164957v2, whole genome shotgun sequence DNA encoding:
- the ralgapa2 gene encoding ral GTPase-activating protein subunit alpha-2 isoform X7, encoding MFTRRVHGDVKKSTQKVLDPKKDVLTRLKHLRALIDIIDKSELKAFFESNSSQIYFIFYENFITLESNLKQKGIKSQREELDSILFIFEKILQLLPEKIYNRWQFHSIGSILKKLLHTGNSFKIRCEGIRLFLLWLQALRDNCAEEQFLIFACLIPGFPAVPSSRGPCTLDTIIYNPFSNPPDAKVVPEEITPLVPAVVGEKTADDLTCYILETLLKYMVIQASSLEWKNKENLDTGFRFLFSLFKKYYLPHLFPSFSKLTNLYKPLLELPHHRPKPLYVPVTRNNESTFCTRDQYLAPRVAFITWLVTFFLEKKYVSSTAAVQSAKNGTEVIPKLIQTVTAGSSSQEKERDKTSDGDTTGPSGDAEKSHSNSSTLSDRRPSDSSLCSIEEEHKHVYDMVHSILMSTRDNVNFVNEVFHQAFLLPSCEASATRKVTKVYRKWILQEKPVFMSEPDKTTPEDEVDDGSEQIPSSETNNIHVQVKITARESQGHKRSSSWGRTYSFSSAINRGFLTEEENRDVKAGIQPTLQVFLTNSSNVFLLEPCHDVPKLLENQVEVCKNVLSIYRHMIMEHSMSMQTWEQMLQVLLRITEAVMKRPHENQRKDSFAESLASLLFRTIIVAWVRANLCVFISRELWDELLAVLSSLTCWEELVTEWASIMDSLTAVLARSVYCLDMANLPLDKLSEQKEKKQRGRGVIQDSQKAAAVARSFSLSWRNQGEQVGPGVQEPMRIRSATTSGAPGVEKARNNVRQKASAKRSQSISNCVHLYEALPTTKSVPMLLHTVSSFLPGISSGNSACSHRLSDLEESQLSECGGEEELGGRESPLPRSSSTSDITQQLSDTLPDQKREYSPTSCGSDSRKSEGRMETNEPPVILIRQSSSPGETEWSAEGHTNFIRQKLRDKSESVSSETSNGYLNEAEVTWQAFDEEADTHSTQSAHMDVTADPQSQGNLLLSHHEALAGSECAFPPHSAPPYLHQNYHYHYPQNPPASPALLVHTEYPLDDTIHQSVLHMPHHLDSSECLADDVSIIAGGTLTGWHPDSAFVLWRRILGILGDVNNIRCPKIHAKVFAYLYELWHKLAKIRDNLGISVDNQSSPPQPLFIPPLRMLASWLFRATMLPAEYKDGKLQAYKLICEMMTRHQDVLPNSDFLVHLYYIMHKGFISDDQDVLNTIIRSCSPRFFYLGLPGFTMLLGDFITAAARILTSKSPEAPRIEAQMILGSLVCFPNLYLQIPILQHMPGSNDVHIGNEDIKDYLVNILLEAATREHSEGARCIAVCSLGLWVCEELMQKEIHQQVKDAINVLGVTLKFGNKAVAQVACDVFHLLICHWEHLQRLESTLPKKIIEIFVATIAFLLPSAEHSTVEADKKLLVSLLLCLLDWCMAVPLSLLLEPITMSSLEHHTSHKVPLLDYIYRVLHCCVSGSTLHTQQSHYLLSLSDLSRDYDLMLGQVKSFDPPPSQVNTADFGNLLTVAEGNIVPSLPCVPCILNF